The proteins below are encoded in one region of Pseudoduganella armeniaca:
- a CDS encoding lipoprotein-releasing ABC transporter permease subunit, translated as MSFFSNLPYEWLVGLRYTRAGKRSGRNSFISFISAISMAGIGLGVAALIIVLSVYNGFQKEVTARMLSVLGHVEVYQMGGPMTDWRATAREALKNPEVRGAAPFVETQALLAHGGDVLRPAVIRGILPDEEPKVSDVVRQVRSGSFADLKPGAFNIVLGIELAKALEVKVGGKVAMALAEGGGLAGGAPGMRTFTVVGIFEAGHNEFDSALAYVHLEDGEQLLKLAGPFGLRLRVQDMQQAPQVAQQLKGTMPGELLIRDWSKLNTTWFAAVQTQKHMMFVILTLIIAVAAFNLVATLVMTVTDKQADIAILRTLGASPRSIMKVFMIQGALVGVLGTALGVAGGVAIALNVDVIVPAIEAVLGVKFLSKDIYFISAVPSDLRWPDVAAIGATAVGLALLATIYPSWWAARVKPADALRYE; from the coding sequence ATGAGCTTTTTCAGTAACCTGCCGTACGAGTGGCTGGTCGGCCTGCGCTATACGCGCGCCGGCAAGCGCAGCGGCCGCAACAGCTTCATCTCGTTCATTTCCGCCATCTCGATGGCCGGCATCGGCCTGGGCGTGGCCGCGCTGATCATCGTCCTCTCCGTCTACAACGGCTTCCAGAAGGAGGTCACGGCGCGCATGCTGTCCGTGCTGGGCCACGTGGAGGTCTACCAGATGGGCGGCCCGATGACCGACTGGCGCGCCACCGCGCGCGAAGCCCTGAAGAACCCGGAAGTGCGCGGTGCGGCACCCTTTGTCGAGACCCAGGCGCTGCTGGCGCATGGCGGCGACGTGCTGCGCCCGGCCGTCATCCGCGGCATCCTGCCGGACGAGGAGCCCAAGGTGTCCGACGTGGTGCGCCAGGTCCGGTCCGGCAGCTTCGCCGACCTGAAGCCGGGCGCCTTCAACATCGTGCTGGGCATCGAGCTGGCCAAGGCGCTGGAAGTCAAGGTCGGCGGCAAGGTGGCGATGGCGCTGGCCGAGGGCGGCGGCCTGGCCGGCGGCGCGCCTGGCATGCGCACGTTTACCGTGGTCGGCATCTTCGAGGCCGGCCACAACGAATTCGACTCGGCGCTGGCCTACGTGCACCTGGAGGACGGCGAGCAACTGTTGAAGCTGGCCGGCCCGTTCGGCCTGCGCCTGCGCGTGCAGGACATGCAGCAGGCGCCGCAAGTGGCGCAGCAGCTCAAGGGTACGATGCCGGGCGAACTGCTGATCCGCGACTGGTCCAAGCTGAACACCACCTGGTTCGCGGCCGTGCAGACGCAGAAGCACATGATGTTCGTGATCCTTACCTTGATCATCGCCGTGGCGGCGTTCAACCTGGTCGCCACCCTGGTCATGACGGTGACGGACAAGCAGGCCGACATCGCCATCCTGCGCACCCTGGGCGCCTCGCCGCGCTCGATCATGAAGGTGTTCATGATCCAGGGCGCGCTGGTGGGCGTGCTCGGCACCGCGCTGGGCGTGGCCGGCGGCGTGGCCATCGCCCTCAATGTCGACGTCATCGTGCCGGCCATCGAGGCCGTGCTGGGCGTGAAGTTCCTGTCCAAGGACATCTACTTCATCAGCGCGGTGCCGTCCGACCTGCGCTGGCCGGACGTGGCGGCGATCGGCGCCACCGCCGTCGGGCTGGCGCTGCTGGCCACGATCTACCCCAGCTGGTGGGCCGCGCGCGTGAAGCCGGCCGACGCGCTGCGCTACGAATGA